From the genome of Polyodon spathula isolate WHYD16114869_AA chromosome 14, ASM1765450v1, whole genome shotgun sequence, one region includes:
- the LOC121327070 gene encoding 60S ribosomal protein L5-like has protein sequence MFPRPLKLTSTNEQPAIQPANAVQEEEASVTLLSVLRDTIYRTCAERSAFSQSSGVLNLSRDSVLPYNSGRIVSKMGFVKVVKNKAYFKRYQVKFRRRREGKTDYFARKRLVIQDKNKYNTPKYRMIVRFTNRDIICQIAYAKIEGDVIVCAAYSHELPKYGVSVGLTNYAAAYCTGLLLARRLLNKFGLDSVYEGQLEVTGDEYNVESIDGKPGAFTCYLDAGLARTTTGNKVFGALKGAVDGGLSIPHSTKRFPGYDSESKEFNADVHRKHIMGQNVSEYMSYLMEEDEEAYKKQFSRFIKNGVTPDKVNDMYTKTHAAIRENPVHEKKPMKEVKKKRWNRAKLSLAQRKDRVAQKKSSFLRAQEQADDS, from the exons ATGTTTCCACGTCCACTGAAACTCACTAGCACCAACGAACAGCCAGCTATCCAGCCAGCCAACGCAGTACAAGAAGAAGAAGCA TCTGTgacgctgctgtctgtgctccgTGACACTATTTACCGAACATGCGCAGAACGCTCGGCCTTTTCTCAGTCCAGCGGAGTCTTAAATCTGTCCCGTGACTCCGTTCTCCCATATAACAGTGGGCGAATAGTCAGCAAAATG GGCTTTGTCAAAGTTGTGAAGAATAAGGCGTACTTTAAAAGGTACCAGGTGAAATTCAGGCGAAGGCGAG AGGGTAAAACTGACTACTTTGCCCGCAAGCGCCTGGTGATTCAGGACAAGAACAAGTACAATACTCCTAAATACAGGATGATTGTACGATTCACCAACCGGGACATCATCTGCCAG ATCGCCTATGCCAAAATCGAAGGGGATGTGATTGTCTGTGCTGCCTATTCCCATGAACTACCCAAGTATGGAGTTAGTGTGGGATTGACGAACTATGCTGCAGCCTATTGCACTGGTCTGCTGCTGGCCCGCAGG TTGCTGAATAAATTTGGATTGGACAGCGTGTATGAAGGCCAGCTTGAGGTAACTGGTGACGAATACAATGTAGAGAGCATCGATGGCAAGCCTGGTGCCTTCACTTGTTACTTGGATGCCGGTCTTGCAAGAACCACTACTGGCAACAAAGTGTTCGGCGCCCTGAAAGGAGCTGTTGATGGTGGACTGTCCATCCCTCACAG CACAAAACGTTTCCCCGGCTATGACTCTGAGAGCAAGGAGTTCAACGCAGATGTCCACCGCAAGCACATCATGGGCCAGAACGTCTCGGAGTACATGAGCTATCTGATGGAGGAAGATGAGGAAGCCTACAAGAAGCAGTTCTCTAGGTTTATCAAAAACGGTGTTACTCCCGACAAG GTTAATGACATGTATACCAAGACTCATGCTGCTATCCGGGAGAATCCTGTGCATGAAAAGAAACCCATGAAAGAAGTCAAGAAGAAGAG GTGGAACCGCGCCAAGTTGTCTCTGGCTCAGAGAAAGGACCGTGTTGCTCAGAAGAAGAGCAGCTTCCTCCGAGCACAGGAACAGGCCGACGACAGCTAA